A genomic region of Candidatus Zixiibacteriota bacterium contains the following coding sequences:
- a CDS encoding sugar phosphate nucleotidyltransferase, whose translation MKIIIPAAGIGSRLRPHTHTIPKSLLHVAGKPILAHILDSLIELNPDEITIITGFLGAKVQEYVTQHYDIKTRFVNQTELLGLGYAVQMGMKGTSDGPVLIILGDTIVEANMTRFVSQGDNVLGLMPVADPHRFGIADVEHGIVTRLVEKPVDPSSNLAIIGLYYIQNSSHLFDHLEKLIVSGQKTRGEIQLTDALQSMIEEGTKFNAYSVEGWFDCGKRETLIDTNQHLLEKTTFSDIREGSVIIPPTFIAPSAVIECSVIGPHVSVSDGAVIRNSIVKNSIVGYEAEVTNSILTDSLIGHRAIVAGDYRRLNVGDSSEVGHF comes from the coding sequence ATGAAAATAATTATTCCTGCCGCGGGAATCGGCAGCCGTTTGAGACCGCATACGCATACAATTCCAAAATCGCTTTTGCATGTCGCCGGGAAACCGATATTAGCGCATATTCTTGATTCATTAATTGAGTTAAATCCGGATGAGATAACGATAATAACGGGATTTTTGGGTGCGAAAGTTCAGGAGTACGTTACTCAGCACTATGACATCAAAACTCGCTTCGTAAATCAGACGGAATTATTGGGTTTGGGTTACGCCGTTCAAATGGGAATGAAAGGAACGTCTGACGGACCGGTTTTAATTATATTGGGGGATACCATTGTCGAGGCTAATATGACCCGATTTGTGTCGCAAGGCGACAACGTCCTGGGATTAATGCCCGTCGCCGATCCGCATCGTTTTGGTATTGCGGATGTCGAACACGGCATAGTCACAAGACTGGTTGAGAAGCCTGTTGACCCTTCCTCAAACCTCGCGATTATCGGACTGTATTATATTCAAAACAGCTCTCATTTATTTGATCATTTGGAAAAACTTATCGTTTCAGGGCAAAAAACGCGGGGAGAAATTCAATTAACCGATGCTTTGCAGAGTATGATTGAAGAGGGAACCAAATTTAACGCTTACTCCGTCGAAGGCTGGTTTGATTGCGGTAAGCGCGAAACTTTGATCGATACCAATCAACACCTGCTGGAGAAAACAACTTTTAGCGATATCCGGGAGGGATCGGTCATTATCCCTCCGACTTTTATCGCGCCTTCGGCAGTGATTGAATGTTCGGTTATCGGCCCGCATGTTTCTGTTTCCGACGGAGCCGTTATCAGGAACTCAATTGTCAAAAATTCGATTGTAGGATATGAGGCAGAAGTTACCAACTCCATTTTGACCGATTCGTTAATCGGGCATCGGGCGATTGTTGCCGGGGATTATCGCCGCCTCAATGTTGGAGATTCATCTGAGGTTGGGCATTTTTAA